AAAAAATTGTAATTTGTGAAATCTGTTTTGTAGGCGAAATTGCTTGGCATGAGATTAGAAGAGAATGGATTGGAGATACATCTAAAAGGCCACAGAGAACGCCAAAAGATCCAGTAATAAGGTAGGCCTTTTTGAAACATTGCTATCTTTTAGTGCAATAACTACCTTTGTCTTACTGCTATTCTATCATTTAAAATAACCTAAAGACGCCAGTTGCGAAAGTAAGGAAGCAGTCTACTTGCTCTAAGGGGTCGTCTCACTCCCTTCCCTGGGCATGCTTTCCTGTTTTTGTAATGTGGCATAACTAGTAACACTTATATAGTTTTATCGGTAAATGTACATTAGAACCTGAAACTATAGGGTTTGTTACTGAAATATTCATTGTCTTAAAGAGCTAAAGTGGATATGATCGGACTAATAGTATTTGTAATAATTATGAACTAACATAATTTATCATCATGACAAGCATCTGCATCCCAAATATTtaagatttatcaataaacacTAGATAATTGAATACTACTGTTGCTATATCATGGGAGGTAGATATCACAAGGTTGTCCTTGTCGTCGGTTGGTTGCAGCTCCAATTCCACAAATTGTTTGTTGCATCTAATTCTTTTACTGGAGAAAAACTCTAGTTAGATTTCTCCACTGGTAAGAAGTCTATTGATGTTCACTGCTTTTTAGAGATAAGATTGAGGGTACAGAGTAGTCAGCTGCAATGTATACTTTTCCCCTTCAATATTTCATATATATCAACATGCTTTGAATTGACAACTCACCCACACTGTAGCGAAGTATTCCTTGTGAGTGAGTTATATCAATCATTCTTCTCGTGGTTTCATCTTCCTTTAGATGAATTACATCAACCAGAGCACTACGCAATATAAGTCTCTAATACCCATTCTAATACTAATCAATATGAGGCGTCTGTACCTTTTGCACAGTTATCGGTATTGTTAAAAGACGTTTTATAGTGACATTTGTATAATCTGTATATTCCTTCAAAATCTGAGTAGATGTGGGATCTTGAGTACAATGATAGCTGCTGGATCTAAAACTTAAGTAGATCAATTCCGCagtaaattttgtaattttttaatataataccAACAAGATATATGTTAAAATTAAAGAAAGTAACAGAATATCTAGCCTTGAATTTATAAATGTTGGACAGCCTACTGATAAAGAGAGTATAAATAAATTCATCTACCTATGGAACTGATAGAAACCCATGGACTATCTCCAGATGATATCTTGTACCACATGATATGTGTTACTATCGATATCTTCGACCTAATGATATTCAACCacacataattaaataaatgagCAACTCCTCGCATGACGATTTCCATGATAAGTGATAGCAGACATTCTTGACTTGCCTAATACAATTGAACCACCTAATCCATTACGGACAGTTCTGTATACTTTACTCTGCATGCTGATATTTTTTATATTGACTTATACAGGCTATTTCCTAGTCTTAGATTTTTTGGGCAACACATTATTGtatataagtttatttttataataatacCTTGCAGCTGGACAACAACTTATGAAGACTTGCTCTCAACTACTGAACCTTTCACTGAGCCAATCTCTTTGACGGTAAGAATCTTGTACAGTAGATAGTACATAATATTCCACTTTTAAATGTGTTCAGTAAGTTCTATTAATAGTATTCATATATCTGTTGGTAAGTGAATAGCCTTTAGTTTTTAACATATCTGAGAACTTATATAGTATTAATGACACTTGTTGCCGCAACGTCACATTTGGGATATAGGTGTTGTACTAGGTACAACCTTCACTAATAGTCCAATATTGAACCAAAGTTCGAAAGCAAGCTAGAGATTACGAATTCTGTAAGATAGAACATGGAAAGTGAAAAACCTTTTGTTTTGACATAACTGAGAACATAAAAAATATGGCAATTGATGCCACTGTTTATGTTGGGGACAAAGGACCTGTGTTCCGTAATTATTTCGACATTTATATCAAAGTTCATAATCAAGCTAGAGTTGATCAATTTATCGTTTTTGTAAAATTACCTGGGCTTTTTGTCAATGAGGTACATAAAACGAGGCATATGCATTTCATATGTACAGGAAAATATATGATTATGGAATTTTGTGTGCTAATAGGAATTTAACTGTGCATCCTTTGAGGCAGCAGGATGACATTTGGCCTACATTTTAACTAGCGTGGAATTACTAATAAAGAAGTAATTATTCATGAGAAATttgtttttaagaagaaaaagaaaacatACTATGTGTATCGATAATTATTAAATCTTTTCAAATAAAAACAAATTGATATTTGATACATAAAAAAATGGAGTTTGATATTTGACACCCAATTATGGAAGTTTGATCATGTGTATTATGAGAAATATTAAGGGATTTTGTTGGGATTAGTACACCCATTAGATTCTCCGTGCTTCCCCTTGTAATTTGTTTTCATTATACGAGGGAAAGTTCTCTAACGTATACCGGGCTCATACTTCGCAGGAGATGGTAGATTTTTTAGTCGATACCTGGCACGATGATGGGCATTTTGACTAGATAGTCTATTACATCTTGCAATTTGGGTAGCACCTGGAGATCGTGAATGGAAAGGCAGATGTACACTTTCATTTGGCTTGTACAAGTAGGATAATTTAGCACATGATTTTGTACATCTGGGTAGCTTCTGAATGAACTTGTCAAACCTCAAGGGATAGGTATACAGGTTATTGATATTATATAGTAGTGTTTAGAGCTATTCACAAGTAGACATAGTTTGTTGTAAAACTATGATGCATGTGTCATTTCACTTTTAATATCTATCTATTGTTAAAGTATACAGGTTGTAGAACTATGGATTGTCTCTTTTTCATAGTTTCATGAATTTCTAAGCTTGATAATCCTCTCTCACAAGGGAACAATGAGTGGGTTGGCATATCCTGGATAACAGGCACAGAGCAGAGCTCAGTTTATTACTAGTAAGTGGAGCAAAGTTATCCATTTTGCTGCATCAAAGATGATAGTTAATGTGTTTAGCTGATCTAAATTACTGACAGTGTGTTGATATAATTGCTGTCGCCAATGCTTATGCAAAGATGTCTTGTTGGCCGCGTTTAGCGATCCTTGAGGGAGGCCATGTTGCTTAGTGTTTATAGGAGTCCACTTACTGGCTGACAAAGTCAAGTGATTCAAGGTGCCAAAGTTACAAGAGATTAACTAGCAAGGTCGCGATATTGGTACGAGTTTGAAGCATACTTTCTGTAATAAGCTACATGTCCAGGTCCGATAGCTTTCACTCTTTTGGTTTAGTGTTTTGCGTTGTCTAGGTAACGGGTAACTCATGGCATCATAAGGATGTTCTTCAACACCTTCCCATGAGTGTCCTTGTTCACAAACGAGTACTTGACTGGAGAATGGGCCAATTGATCTAAGTCCTAGAAAGCTCAATTCTTTGCAACTAATCAGGGCGTGGTCCTCCTCGGAATAGCTACATTGATAACAAAGAAAACACCATATAATCAAAGATAAAAAGTGAAAAGAAACAAAATGACAAATCGAGTTTTACATAAAATTATACCCTTGATGTACTATGTCCCTAGTTCTGTTCTGCTAAAAACTAGTTATATTTAAATCTTCCTATGTCTATACTTTGCATTTCAAGTATATGTTTGTAGATGTTCCAGAACAACCCCACTTCAGCAAGAGAACACAATCGAGTTCTCTACTCAATATGAAATGAAAAGTTGTGGACAATGTGGGTGCAGCTGGAAGTCAAGCAAAAAAGGTGCAAGTAATCATATTACTTGTTAGGGGAGCTCTTTGCATTCTCCTTGCTTCAAGTTGAGTTTAATATTAAGGTTGAAGGGCCTGGTAGGGGAGCTAGCGGTAAGAGTGGGAGTAAGGCTCTAGTAGCATGTTCTCATGATAAAGTGGTGGAGTTGGGAACCATCTGCATCTATATTAGCAGTAGTAGTATAGACACATGAATGTCAGTACATGACTAATAGAACAGAAGCATAACATAACAACATATACAACATATAGATAACCACAgtaatatataattttcatttGTTACCCACAGCTATGCTTTGCTGCTGACTGGGGCTACAGGAGACTATGAGGAGGGGCCAGCGGCACCACCACCACCACTACTGCATTAGTACCATCACCTCCACCTCCACCACTCCCAACACCTGCCAATATTTGTAATTTAATGCtggtttaattttaaaaagtaAGTTAAAACTTATATAAactgaataattaaataaagatcCATTTTAGAGCAATACATGTATGGGTATTATAAAAAGGGATTTGTATCAAAACCTTTTTTTAACATAACTTTTTTAATTTATAagttatatatattaaaataaactagcaatgtttttaaaaattaacaatgtaaagatcaagtatattatatatatatatatatatatatatattacaaatatataaatttgatttagtaaccaacaataaaataaataaaaaaacaaaataattATCTAATAACACAATTAAGAGAAATATAATTTTGGTCAACACACAATAGCTTCATTCCATTGCTTTTCAAATAATCTCCAAAAAAGACTAAGATTATATTAAAACTAAGATTATAAAATCACATCAAAACAAATAATAACAAGAACAATTCAAAACTTTTTTTGCAAGTAcataaaacataaaaaaattcTGAATTCAATTGAGACATGTTTGACTCTGACACtaaaagaataatttatttattcaatacTTGGATCATCCCAATGTGTAAATGTAATTATAAATACGTTATATTGTATCATTACAATtcacatatatttttataaataataatgtaattTGGATATGTCATAGTGCCATTTAGATATATGTGACATGAGAGTCAAAGCTAAACAAAAAAACATGATATCTATTTATTTTTAAGTAGGGTGagtgaaataaaaataataaaattgtgtAGTCTTGAAATAAATTGAGAATAATACTAGGTGAACGGGTAATTCTTAATGAACGGCAGGGAAGGAGATAAAATGAAAGCTCACtaaaatctattatatatataatagagtaAATAGGGGATTGAGTGAGACAATTTATTCAAAATTACTAATTTACCCCTCAATAATAAATACAAATAATTGTCAAATTTAATACCATGTATAAATTACACTTAAGTCATTATTAGTccttattaataaaaataaataatttccatatttaataacatatattaattaCACCTAACTCATtagtattaataattttatatatattaccatTAATCATTGAATATTAACAACCTATAATTAgatatataaaatttaataatatttgcctgtatatatactaaattctaatttttttgaagactttatataaaataaatttattttcagcAAATAAATTTAATATGTTAGCTAATCAGAAAATGACAATGTTAGTGTATCAAGTATTAAATTCAAGAAATATAATAGAAATTCTCTTTGTATATGAATAAAAGAGTGGGTTATGAAGGGGGTTTATAATAAAGTTGAGATTCTTATTATATGACCAAATCGAATATAAACTAAGACTGGTTtgaatattttgaatatatataataaaatattaaaatatcaagttCATTACAGTTACATTAATATTTTACAATAGTAAGGTGAATCATTTTTCTTATATTAACCAATTTAAATTTTTTTCAGAGGTATCAGTAAAAGAGTTATAAGATTACTGCAGTGGTATGAAAATCAAAAATTTCGCCGATAAATTGCTACAAGACAACCAAACAATCTATTTAGCAAAATTGGAGCATACAATATTTTTGCCATTTTTGATCAAAATCGGCAATTTTTCGGTCAAAATTTGACGAATCAAACACACGATTTGAGGCTATGaagagaagaaaaggaagaaataTACTCAGCATCGAGTTGGTGAAGAATGACGATTTTAAATGAAGAAATCAGACAGTTGCCGAATAGAAACTGAAAAGATAAGGGAAGAAGAAGAGGGATGCGTAAAGATGATTAAGAgtcttattattttaataaataatgcaCACAAAATAATGTTATAACTTAGTACGGGTGTACAAATGCAATTTTACACATctcaaatataattattttacttaaatattttaaaaagaatataaaaatatGTTCAATATTATTTCGATTTAGCATTTCGATAAAGTCTCGATTTTTGATAAACCGTAAATCAGTAGTTCAACCAATTTagtttattttttaattttcattaCCATTGATTACTGACCTATctattaatatatttatcataaaaaATGATGTATATTGACAAAAGTATTTATATTGTCAATTGTACAATATTATATTTAATGTGTCGGCTTTCATATCCAATCATTACATTTTTTAATATGAAAAGTAAGATTACCTCAGATTCATTATATTTTGTATCACTAATTGTGCCATGTAAACAACTATAATAACTCTTTAATTAACTCCGCAATATTTCATTCTTATGAGTTGTAATTATATTCATGAGATATGTGTGCTTTCATTTGTATTATATTTTGATCGTATATTTCAATTTCATTTCCGCATATTCaatttattttgagaaaaaacaCGTTAAGTAAGACATCGATCTCAATTTCATAAAGAGAGATATTTAGTTAATCGATCCATCCTGAAACAACATGAATATATTGTCGATAATTACAATCAAAATAACATCAATTCACTATGCACGAGCTATAGAGCTAGTGTATATGAAACGATAAAGAAAGATAAGTTTTAGTGAATAAGATTTGAATTAAATGACAAAGAAAGATATGTAAAAATTAGGTGGGCAGAGTGCCAAAGAAAGACAGGATGTAATAAGATTAGAGTAAAAAAGAAAGATTTATAAGCAACAAAGGAAGATTGGAAGATTGGGATACTAATGTTTTTTTTTTTATGGAAAACACACTTCTCATTAAAATAATTGTTCACTACAGAGAATCTCCAACAATAAACTCGGAGGAGATAAGAAAATATTGTAGCTATTCGACAAACATGGTACCCTAGCCAAGAGGTGAGCAACACAATTTGCCTGCTTCTTCACATGGTTTAACAACAGGTCTTGCCGCTGTTGTAACTTCACCCGACATAATTCAATAATATGGCCAACTTCATTATAATACTGCATTGTTTTAGACATTGCTTTCACAGTGGTTTCCGAATCACTCTCAATCTCCACGTTATGCAACCCCAGCTCCTCAATCCACCTTATACTCTCCTCCACCCCACGAGCTTCAACTTCCAATACTGTTACCTGCCCCTGAAACCTCATGTTTTTGCCTTGAATAAATTGCCCAACCTCATTCCGTAGAATCATCCCCACACTGTATGAGAGCTCTCCTGTAAATAGAGAAGTGTCTACAATCAGTTTATGCCACCCTTCCCTCGGAGGTTTCCATTTAGTGTCCTTTACGTCCTCTGCTGGTCTCGTATGCAATACTGCTATCTGTGACTGTTTAACATTCAGAGCTTCCTGCcattcatgcttttattcatgCTGATCTCCATTGTTGATGATGGACTAATCACTTTACCTTCCCAAACTTTCTGATTTCTTGCAAATCAAATACCCCATAATGTCATAGCCACAGTTTCCTTCTCCTCGATCAATCCTGTAGCCATCTTTTCGAGTAACCAGACAGGAGCAGATTCCACCTCTTGCATTGCATAGCGAAGATTAGCTTTCTGCCAACAATCTTTAGCATAAGGACAGTCAAAGAAGATATGTAATAGGTGTTCAACATCGTTAGAACACATTGGGCAGATAATAGGGATATCTATCCCTCGACTTCGTAGGTTATTCCTTACAGGTATACTATTATTGCAGAATCTCCAGATGAAAGTTCTAACCTTATACGGCACCTGTAACTTCCATATTGAGTTCCAACTCTTTGCATTCAAAGTGGGTGATTCGACATTGTTTTGCGATAGCCAAAATTGGTAGCCAGTTTTTACAGTATACATACCTGTATTCGAGCTATGCCAAGCGATTCTGTCTTTAACCGTTGCCGGATGAATTCTTGTTTGTAGGACATGTTGAacatcatcagtatgaaaggcttGCACCACCTTATGCACGTCCCATTCTTTTGTACCAGGACGAAAGTAGTTATCCACACTCTCATTTTTGATTCCGTTCAAAGGGCCATCTTCTACACAGAAATCCGGTTTATCTTTTAACCAAGGATCCCTAAACGCTTTAATGTTCTTTCCATCTCCCATGATCCATCTAAACCCCTTCTTCAGATTCTCCTTTGCTTCCCAAATACCAATCCAAATAAAATTGGAACCAGTACCTTTTCCGGCCTGTAAAATATGTTTATCTTGAAAACATCTTGCTCGAAATAGTCGAGCCACCAGAGAATTAGGGTGTTGACAGAAGTTCCAGACATGTTTGCCTAGTAAAACTACATTGAACCCGTGCAGATCACAAAATCCAAGGCCTCCACTACACTTAGCAGTCGCCATTTTGCTCCATGAATGCCATCTCAAACCTTTATTATTATTGCTACTTGACCCCCACCAAtaactattcatcatcttctccATTTCTGAGCACAAAGATTTTGGTAACATGAAGCATGACATGCTGAAAGCTGGGATAGATTGAGCAACATTCTTTACCATGACCGTTTTACCGGCCTTTGACATGTTTTTGTGTTGCCAATCCTGAACTTTACGCCATACTCGCTCCTTAACAAAGTTAAACGCACCTTTTTTAGATCTTCCGATGAGGGATGGCAGTCCCAAGTATTTCCCTCCTGAAATAGTATTAGTAACCCCCAAAATAGACAGAATTTCCACCTGCTTATCCCTCCTCACATTTGCTGAGAAAAAAATCCCAGATTTCTGATAATTAACTGCTTGACCAGACTCCAGCTTATATCTCTTCAATATGTCTTTCACTGATGCTGCTTCCTGGACTGAAGCTTTGAAAAATAAGAAACTGTCGTCTGCGAAAAGTAAGTGAGTGATGCTGGGAGCAACTGAGTTTACTTGACATCCTGTGATTTGTCCCTCACCTTCTGCTACGGTCGGCTTATAAGATAAATCCTCCACACAAAACAAAAAAAGGTAAGGAGAAAGAGGGTCTCCTTGCCTTAGACCTCGTTTTGGAAAAATTGGACCTACTTATTTCCCATTAAAATTAATCATGTAGCTCACTATTGAAACACATAACATGATCCAATTTACCCACTGCTCGTTGAAGCCCATGGTTGTCATACGTTTCTTAAGAAATTTCCAGTAAACTCTATCATATGCTTTGGAAATATCTAGCTTCAAAGCCACCTCACCTTCATGCCCTCTATTCTTCCTTTTCATGAAATGTAAGAGCTCAAAAGCCACCAGAATATTGTCTGATATACTTCATCCTGGAACAAAAGCAGATTGGTGATTTGATATAATTCCTGGGAGGATCTCCTTGAGTCTGTTATCCAGTACTTTGGCTAAAATCTTGTAAAGAACGTTGCATAGAGCTATCGGACGTAAATCTGACATACGCTCCATATTTTCTTTCTTTGGAATAAGGACTAAGATAGTATCATTCAGTAAAGAAGGAAATTTCCCTTCCCGCAACCATTCATTACAGCTGCTAAAAATTTCTTTACCCAACAGATTCCAAAAATGTTGAAAGAAGGCCGGACTAAACCCATCTAGTCCAGCTGATTTATCAGGGTGCATTTGCTTTACTGCTTTCGTAAATTCATCAAACGTTAAGCTAGCTGTAAGCCTTTGATTTTGAGTGTCTGTAATCACTCTCCTTCTGTGATCATCTTCCTGCACCGCTGTATTTGGACTTCCAGCAAAAATGTTTTGAAAATACTCAACTGCTAATTGGCTCATCTCTTCATGGTTGTCCACTGTTTCCCCTCTATCATTTATTAAATGATGGACATGGTTTATTTTCTTCCTTTTCGATGATCTGCATGAAAAAATTTGGAGTTTGTATCACCCTCAGTCAACCAGTGAGCCTTGGCTCGTTGTTTCTAGTAGATTTCCTCATGAAGCAAAAGCTCTTCCAACTTATTTTTTTCCACAAAGTATTGCTGAATTCCAATGTCATCACTTATGTCCTTAAGTGTATCAAGAACCTCCTTCTGTTTTTTTATTTTATCTCTAAATTTATGGAAGAAATTCCTTCCCCATTTCGCCATAAAAGAAGCTACTGACAAAAGCTTGGGAAGAACATGAATTGCAGGAATAGCACTCCAGAAATCTGCTACTTCTTTTTTGAAATCAGGTTCATTTAGCCATGTATTTTCGAAACAAAATCTGAAATTCTTCCTAGAAAACCCAGCACAAACTGTATCAAGGATGATCGGATCATGATCTGATTT
The sequence above is drawn from the Apium graveolens cultivar Ventura chromosome 2, ASM990537v1, whole genome shotgun sequence genome and encodes:
- the LOC141687107 gene encoding uncharacterized protein LOC141687107 — translated: MKRKNRGHEGEVALKLDISKAYDRVYWKFLKKRPIFPKRGLRQGDPLSPYLFLFCVEDLSYKPTVAEGEGQITGCQVNSVAPSITHLLFADDSFLFFKASVQEAASVKDILKRYKLESGQAVNYQKSGIFFSANVRRDKQVEILSILGVTNTISGGKYLGLPSLIGRSKKGAFNFVKERVWRKVQDWQHKNMSKAGKTVMVKNVAQSIPAFSMSCFMLPKSLCSEMEKMMNSYWWGSSSNNNKGLRWHSWSKMATAKCSGGLGFCDLHGFNVVLLGKHVWNFCQHPNSLVARLFRARCFQDKHILQAGKGTGSNFIWIGIWEAKENLKKGFRWIMGDGKNIKAFRDPWLKDKPDFCVEDGPLNGIKNESVDNYFRPGTKEWDVHKVVQAFHTDDVQHVLQTRIHPATVKDRIAWHSSNTGMYTVKTGYQFWLSQNNVESPTLNAKSWNSIWKLQVPYKVRTFIWRFCNNSIPVRNNLRSRGIDIPIICPMCSNDVEHLLHIFFDCPYAKDCWQKANLRYAMQEVESAPVWLLEKMATGLIEEKETVAMTLWGELSYSVGMILRNEVGQFIQGKNMRFQGQVTVLEVEARGVEESIRWIEELGLHNVEIESDSETTVKAMSKTMQYYNEVGHIIELCRVKLQQRQDLLLNHVKKQANCVAHLLARVPCVGSGGGGGDGTNAVVVVVVPLAPPHSLL
- the LOC141707175 gene encoding uncharacterized protein LOC141707175, whose translation is MIVSLKLMEVDTRSSCKNEKQPLICSVSRNDGKMPEEGGEKGGNSPVFVNHGEIAWHEIRREWIGDTSKRPQRTPKDPVISWTTTYEDLLSTTEPFTEPISLTEMVDFLVDTWHDDGHFD
- the LOC141687114 gene encoding uncharacterized protein LOC141687114, whose product is MLRNLAHGVNIPWCICGDFNDMLYTSDKAGTHPHPQNLLDGFRSAIEDCGLDELELTGGEFTWEKSKGTSNWVRERLDRVFANNLWWRKFPLCNLAVKHTTKSDHDPIILDTVCAGFSRKNFRFCFENTWLNEPDFKKEVADFWSAIPAIHVLPKLLSVASFMAKWGRNFFHKFRDKIKKQKEVLDTLKDISDDIGIQQYFVEKNKLEELLLHEEIY